In a genomic window of Lacrimispora sp. BS-2:
- a CDS encoding stage II sporulation protein P: MRRRNKGINWYIKKMMLTVSLVLAVLLSIKEVSEAGKKADFHKAENWAKEGAGLGASYIWRHQYPAATWEEKDQKGNQSGTHERSMINALCDFLFSQSPLYRYAGSSGKGSTDYGEADPAYEGYLESGRFYEEHSFLLYDGGEESGEDGSINAGTHKAQPAEQPPAGGDRADSQGPEQNQAPETGHGGPADKDPAMTCATSTIWPIAGTLYRKEQLADYDFLIKHFYSVHTSTTAGRDLMKSDKFLSEDFTLEGANDKPQILIYHTHSQEEFADHGPDNPGATVVGIGNYLTELLTAKGYNVIHDTSVYDLQNGKLDRNKAYTYALDGITGILQKNPSIEVILDVHRDGVNENLHMVNQVNGKPTAPIMFFNGVSQTPKGTIEYLPNPYRDQNLAFSFQMQLDAAAYFPNLTRKIYIKGLRYNQHLRARSALIEVGAQTNTYQEALNAMEPLSEILDMVLQGN; the protein is encoded by the coding sequence ATGAGGCGGAGAAACAAGGGAATTAACTGGTATATAAAAAAAATGATGCTTACAGTAAGCCTGGTACTGGCCGTTCTTCTCAGTATAAAAGAGGTTTCGGAAGCCGGAAAAAAGGCGGACTTTCATAAAGCGGAAAATTGGGCAAAAGAAGGGGCGGGTCTTGGGGCTTCCTATATCTGGAGGCACCAGTATCCGGCCGCAACATGGGAAGAAAAGGACCAGAAGGGCAACCAGTCCGGCACCCATGAAAGATCCATGATAAATGCTCTCTGTGATTTCCTTTTCAGCCAGTCCCCTCTTTACCGGTATGCCGGCAGCAGCGGCAAAGGGTCAACAGACTACGGGGAAGCGGATCCGGCTTATGAAGGATATCTGGAAAGCGGAAGATTTTATGAGGAACATAGCTTTCTTTTATATGACGGCGGTGAGGAAAGCGGTGAGGATGGAAGCATCAATGCGGGAACCCATAAGGCACAGCCGGCAGAGCAACCGCCTGCCGGGGGAGATAGGGCAGACAGCCAGGGACCGGAACAAAATCAGGCACCAGAGACCGGCCATGGGGGACCGGCGGATAAAGACCCTGCCATGACCTGTGCAACCAGCACCATATGGCCGATAGCAGGGACCCTATACCGCAAGGAGCAGCTGGCAGATTATGACTTCCTCATAAAGCATTTTTACAGCGTCCATACCTCCACAACGGCAGGCAGGGATTTAATGAAGTCAGATAAGTTCCTTTCCGAGGATTTTACCCTGGAGGGAGCAAACGATAAACCTCAGATTCTCATTTACCACACCCATTCCCAGGAGGAATTTGCAGATCACGGGCCGGATAATCCCGGTGCCACCGTAGTTGGAATCGGAAATTATCTTACGGAGCTTTTGACTGCAAAGGGCTACAATGTGATCCATGATACCTCGGTCTATGATCTGCAAAACGGTAAGCTGGACAGAAACAAAGCATATACTTATGCTCTGGATGGAATTACAGGAATCCTTCAGAAGAACCCCTCTATTGAGGTGATACTGGATGTCCACCGGGATGGGGTAAACGAGAATCTCCATATGGTAAACCAGGTCAATGGGAAACCAACAGCCCCCATTATGTTTTTTAATGGAGTCAGCCAGACGCCAAAAGGGACTATTGAATATCTTCCCAATCCTTATAGAGACCAGAATCTTGCTTTCAGCTTTCAGATGCAGCTTGATGCGGCGGCCTATTTTCCCAATCTGACCCGGAAAATATACATAAAAGGCCTTCGGTATAACCAGCATTTAAGGGCAAGATCTGCCCTGATCGAAGTAGGTGCCCAGACCAATACATACCAGGAAGCATTAAACGCCATGGAACCTCTGTCTGAAATTTTGGATATGGTGTTGCAGGGAAATTAA
- the lepA gene encoding translation elongation factor 4 yields the protein MAAAQQNKIRNFCIIAHIDHGKSTLADRIIEKTGLLTSREMQSQVLDNMDLERERGITIKAQAVRTIYKAGNGEEYIFNMIDTPGHVDFNYEVSRSLAACDGAILVVDASQGIEAQTLANVYMALDHDLDVFPVLNKIDLPSAEPERVVEEIEDVIGIEAQDAPRISAKTGENVEAVLDAIVEKIPAPKGDPDAPLQALIFDSLYDSYKGVIVFFRVKEGTVKKGDRVRMMATGAIEEVVEVGYFGAGQFLPCEALSAGMVGYLTASIKNVKETAVGDTITNADRPCKNPLPGYKKVTSMVYCGLYPADGARYNDLRDALEKLQLNDASLFFEPETSLALGFGFRCGFLGLLHLEVIQERLEREYNLDLVTTAPGVVYRVYKKNGEKLELTNPSNLPDPTEIEYMEEPIVSAEIMVTTEFVGAIMTLCQERRGVYLGMEYMEATRALLKYELPLNEIIYDFFDALKSRSKGYASFDYELKGYQRSELVKLDILVNKEEVDALSFIVHALSAYDRGRRMCEKLKDEIPRQLFEIPIQAAIGGKIIARETVKAMRKDVLAKCYGGDISRKKKLLEKQKEGKKRMRQVGNVEIPQKAFMSVLKLDDE from the coding sequence ATGGCAGCTGCCCAGCAGAACAAGATACGCAATTTTTGTATTATCGCTCATATTGATCATGGAAAATCAACCCTTGCAGACAGGATTATAGAGAAGACAGGTTTGCTCACCAGCAGGGAAATGCAGTCCCAGGTCCTTGATAATATGGATTTGGAGCGGGAACGGGGAATTACCATTAAGGCCCAGGCAGTCCGGACCATTTACAAGGCCGGGAATGGCGAAGAATACATTTTTAACATGATTGACACCCCGGGTCATGTGGATTTTAACTATGAGGTTTCCAGAAGCCTTGCTGCCTGTGACGGAGCAATCCTGGTGGTGGATGCTTCCCAGGGAATCGAGGCACAGACACTGGCTAATGTTTATATGGCTCTGGACCACGATCTTGACGTATTTCCGGTTTTAAATAAAATCGATCTTCCAAGCGCAGAACCGGAGCGCGTGGTGGAGGAGATCGAAGATGTCATTGGGATTGAAGCCCAGGATGCTCCCAGGATTTCCGCAAAGACAGGAGAAAATGTGGAAGCAGTCCTGGATGCCATTGTTGAAAAGATCCCGGCTCCAAAGGGAGATCCGGATGCTCCCCTCCAGGCCCTGATTTTTGACTCCCTTTATGACTCCTATAAAGGTGTCATCGTTTTCTTCCGTGTAAAGGAGGGAACAGTGAAAAAGGGCGACAGGGTACGCATGATGGCCACCGGAGCCATAGAAGAGGTGGTGGAAGTAGGCTATTTCGGCGCAGGCCAGTTCCTCCCCTGTGAAGCATTAAGCGCCGGTATGGTAGGATATCTGACAGCCAGCATAAAGAATGTAAAGGAAACTGCAGTAGGTGATACCATTACCAATGCGGACCGGCCCTGCAAGAATCCGCTTCCAGGCTATAAGAAGGTGACCTCCATGGTTTACTGCGGCCTGTATCCTGCGGATGGAGCCCGCTATAACGATCTGCGGGATGCGTTGGAAAAGCTTCAGCTTAACGATGCTTCCCTGTTCTTTGAGCCGGAGACTTCTCTTGCCCTTGGCTTTGGTTTCCGATGCGGATTTTTAGGTCTCCTTCATCTGGAGGTCATTCAGGAGCGTCTGGAGCGGGAATATAATCTGGATCTGGTGACAACGGCACCCGGCGTTGTTTACCGTGTTTATAAAAAGAACGGCGAGAAGCTGGAGCTGACAAACCCTTCCAACCTGCCCGACCCAACGGAAATCGAATATATGGAAGAGCCAATTGTCAGCGCTGAGATCATGGTGACCACGGAATTTGTAGGCGCCATCATGACCCTTTGCCAGGAACGGAGAGGCGTGTATCTGGGCATGGAATACATGGAAGCTACCAGGGCACTCTTAAAATATGAGCTTCCTTTAAACGAGATCATTTATGATTTCTTTGATGCTTTAAAATCCCGTTCCAAGGGATATGCGTCCTTTGATTATGAATTAAAGGGCTACCAGAGATCTGAGCTTGTAAAGCTGGACATCCTGGTGAACAAGGAAGAAGTGGATGCCCTTTCCTTTATTGTCCACGCATTATCTGCCTATGACAGAGGCCGCAGGATGTGCGAAAAGCTAAAGGATGAGATTCCCAGACAGCTTTTTGAAATCCCCATCCAGGCGGCTATCGGCGGCAAGATCATTGCCCGTGAGACAGTGAAGGCCATGAGAAAGGACGTTCTTGCCAAATGTTATGGCGGTGATATTTCCCGTAAGAAAAAACTTCTTGAAAAGCAGAAAGAAGGTAAAAAACGTATGCGCCAGGTTGGTAACGTAGAGATACCACAGAAGGCATTTATGAGCGTACTGAAATTAGATGATGAATAA
- the rpsT gene encoding 30S ribosomal protein S20: MANIKSAKKRILVNETKAARNKAIRSKVKTSIKKVEAAIVAGDKAAAQASLTNAISEIDKATTKGVYHKNTASRKVSRISKAVNTMA, from the coding sequence TTGGCTAACATTAAATCTGCAAAAAAGAGAATTTTAGTAAATGAAACAAAGGCTGCAAGAAACAAAGCGATCAGATCCAAAGTGAAAACATCTATCAAGAAGGTAGAGGCTGCTATCGTTGCCGGTGACAAGGCTGCTGCACAGGCAAGTTTAACAAACGCTATCTCAGAGATCGACAAGGCTACTACTAAGGGCGTATATCATAAGAATACTGCTTCCAGAAAAGTATCCAGAATCTCTAAAGCTGTAAACACAATGGCTTAA
- a CDS encoding 3D domain-containing protein: MNSFSGKKSITGFLTLLCILLLSTTALAAETTGKDQTVNQVQSESAGTDHQTIQTETESQTASASTETVSGEIGPGIKKKATEPEKPEEPAKPVYEKGESLGLFSATAYCPNSENSGKQCRTYSGTIPQPQHTISADITILPLGTKVMIDGIVYTVEDIGSSVKGNKVDIFFATRTEALNFGRQTKELFAVIER, encoded by the coding sequence ATGAATAGTTTTTCAGGGAAAAAGAGTATCACAGGATTCCTGACACTTCTTTGTATCCTGCTGTTGTCTACAACTGCACTTGCAGCTGAGACTACGGGAAAAGACCAAACTGTGAATCAAGTACAGTCCGAAAGCGCTGGAACGGATCACCAAACCATACAAACCGAAACGGAAAGCCAGACGGCATCAGCCAGTACCGAGACGGTTTCTGGGGAAATCGGACCTGGCATTAAGAAAAAAGCGACCGAGCCGGAAAAACCGGAAGAGCCGGCAAAGCCGGTTTATGAAAAAGGAGAATCCCTGGGGCTCTTCTCCGCCACTGCATACTGTCCGAACAGCGAAAACTCCGGCAAACAGTGCCGGACCTATTCCGGAACAATTCCGCAGCCGCAGCATACCATATCCGCGGATATCACGATCCTTCCTCTTGGAACAAAGGTCATGATTGACGGCATCGTCTATACCGTTGAGGACATCGGAAGCAGCGTGAAAGGAAACAAAGTAGATATTTTCTTCGCAACCCGTACAGAAGCATTGAATTTTGGAAGACAAACAAAAGAATTATTTGCAGTCATTGAACGGTAG
- the hemW gene encoding radical SAM family heme chaperone HemW — MMNKKSLEIYVHVPFCARKCAYCDFLSFPGNQQMKREYTKRLIEEIKCQSAKVKEYQVISVFIGGGTPSILSVEDMTAVLHSLKEGFDILADAEITMEVNPGTVTAESLFCYREAGVNRISMGLQSADDKELRYLGRIHTYDEFLKSYQRVRMAGFDNVNVDLISAIPGQTLESWKNTLKKVTMLKPEHISAYSLIVEHGTPYYDRYKEDSKMESKSLTPEEACCLKSLPDLPDEDTEREMYYLTRGFLADQGYERYEISNYSKKGYECRHNIGYWTGVEYLGLGLGSASYMNGCRFHNTPVFNEYCSARLDQEEEFQKVLRQEFEQLTIEEKMEEYMFLGLRLTKGVSAQGFVSSFGHNIRNVYGMVLDAMEEEGLMEFKNGYYRLTYRGIDISNYVMSRFLA, encoded by the coding sequence ATGATGAATAAAAAAAGTCTTGAGATTTATGTGCATGTCCCGTTTTGTGCGCGTAAATGCGCTTACTGCGATTTCCTCTCATTTCCCGGAAACCAGCAGATGAAGCGGGAATATACAAAAAGGTTAATAGAAGAGATTAAATGCCAGAGTGCCAAAGTCAAAGAATACCAGGTGATCAGCGTATTCATAGGGGGAGGCACTCCTTCTATATTAAGTGTAGAGGACATGACAGCGGTTCTCCATTCTCTTAAGGAGGGATTTGATATCCTGGCTGATGCAGAGATCACCATGGAGGTAAACCCTGGTACGGTTACGGCTGAGTCCCTTTTCTGCTACAGAGAAGCAGGAGTGAACCGGATCAGCATGGGACTTCAGTCTGCGGATGACAAAGAGCTGCGCTATCTGGGCAGAATTCATACTTATGATGAATTCCTGAAAAGCTATCAGAGAGTCCGTATGGCAGGATTTGACAATGTGAATGTGGATTTGATCTCAGCAATTCCCGGGCAGACATTGGAATCATGGAAGAATACCTTAAAAAAGGTGACCATGCTGAAGCCGGAGCATATCTCTGCTTATAGCCTGATCGTGGAGCATGGAACTCCTTATTATGACCGGTATAAGGAAGATAGTAAGATGGAAAGCAAATCCCTGACACCGGAAGAAGCCTGTTGTCTTAAGTCCCTGCCGGATTTGCCGGATGAGGATACAGAGCGTGAAATGTATTACCTGACCAGGGGATTTCTGGCTGACCAGGGGTATGAACGGTATGAGATATCCAATTACTCCAAAAAGGGCTACGAGTGCAGGCATAACATCGGCTATTGGACAGGAGTGGAGTATCTGGGCTTAGGTCTGGGGTCTGCTTCCTATATGAATGGATGCCGTTTTCACAACACTCCTGTTTTCAATGAGTATTGCAGCGCCCGCCTGGATCAGGAGGAAGAATTTCAGAAAGTGCTTAGGCAGGAGTTTGAACAGCTGACAATAGAGGAGAAGATGGAAGAGTACATGTTTCTGGGACTGCGTCTGACGAAAGGTGTCTCGGCCCAGGGATTTGTCAGCAGCTTTGGCCACAACATCAGGAATGTTTATGGTATGGTGCTGGATGCGATGGAAGAAGAAGGCCTTATGGAGTTTAAAAACGGATATTACCGCCTGACGTACAGGGGGATCGACATCAGTAACTATGTCATGAGCCGGTTCCTGGCATAA
- a CDS encoding 3D domain-containing protein, with amino-acid sequence MQRTKRIHWFLGTLLMMAFFLISAWNTLAAQTAGIIDNADESSVRGWAINNSDPSSAAEVKIVITNQSNGQIVAELTTAASKYREDLVFNGTGNYGFEIPVSWNSYGDGTYLVEAYTAGQKLSGTRVHGVGAAAAASLQNSSSNLRSLGAFKTTAYCPCRKCSGGWGGRTSTGTIATANHTISVDPRVIPYGSRIMINGVIYTAEDCGGGVKGNHIDIFFNTHGETRAYGSRSVEVYLVQ; translated from the coding sequence ATGCAAAGAACAAAACGAATTCACTGGTTCTTAGGAACCTTACTAATGATGGCATTTTTCCTAATAAGTGCATGGAATACCCTGGCAGCCCAGACAGCAGGTATTATTGACAATGCAGACGAAAGCAGTGTCAGAGGCTGGGCCATTAACAACTCTGATCCCAGCTCTGCGGCAGAAGTAAAGATTGTCATTACCAATCAGTCAAACGGGCAGATCGTGGCAGAGCTTACCACTGCTGCCTCCAAGTACCGGGAGGATCTGGTATTCAACGGAACCGGAAATTATGGTTTTGAAATACCGGTCTCCTGGAATTCCTATGGAGACGGCACTTACCTGGTAGAGGCCTATACAGCCGGCCAGAAGCTCTCCGGTACCAGAGTTCATGGAGTCGGCGCTGCCGCTGCCGCCAGCCTTCAAAACAGCAGCTCTAATCTCCGTTCCCTGGGCGCATTTAAAACCACTGCCTACTGTCCCTGCCGGAAGTGCTCCGGAGGCTGGGGAGGACGTACCAGCACAGGAACCATTGCAACCGCAAACCATACCATTTCTGTTGATCCAAGGGTCATTCCCTATGGCAGCCGCATCATGATAAACGGAGTCATCTATACGGCAGAGGATTGCGGAGGCGGGGTCAAGGGAAACCACATTGATATTTTCTTCAACACCCATGGAGAAACCCGCGCCTATGGCTCCAGAAGTGTGGAAGTATATCTCGTTCAATAG
- the gpr gene encoding GPR endopeptidase — protein sequence MENTFTVRTDLAVEERESFPGDGGEISGVSLREWHRADSHIKMTEVKILDEKGSKAMGKPIGTYITLEADELSMKDEDYHREVSEELANQIERLLSGKNYRKPDFHVLVAGLGNDSVTPDSLGPRVLKNLQVTRHLKIQYGDDFWKGRTMPIISGIVPGVMAQTGMESAEILKGIIKETKPDIIIAIDALAARSVKRLGTTIQLTNTGIHPGSGVGNHRHSLTFDSLGVPVMAIGVPTVVGAAAIVHDTVSAMIGALSESMETKGMGDFIGKLNSDEQYDLIRELLEPEFGPMYVTPPDIDETVKELSFTISEGIHLAFLGQEDS from the coding sequence ATGGAAAACACATTTACAGTGCGTACAGACCTTGCGGTAGAAGAAAGAGAGAGTTTCCCGGGTGACGGCGGCGAAATATCGGGAGTGTCCCTGCGGGAGTGGCATCGGGCAGACAGCCATATAAAAATGACCGAGGTAAAAATTCTTGACGAGAAAGGTTCAAAAGCCATGGGAAAACCCATTGGGACCTATATTACCCTGGAGGCCGATGAACTTTCCATGAAAGACGAAGATTATCACAGAGAGGTTTCAGAGGAACTGGCAAACCAGATCGAACGCCTCCTTTCCGGGAAAAATTACCGGAAACCGGATTTTCATGTGCTGGTGGCCGGGCTTGGCAATGACTCCGTAACACCGGATTCCCTTGGACCCAGGGTCCTTAAAAATCTGCAGGTAACAAGGCATTTAAAAATCCAGTACGGAGATGATTTCTGGAAGGGAAGGACCATGCCTATAATCAGTGGGATTGTTCCTGGAGTCATGGCCCAGACAGGAATGGAAAGCGCCGAGATTTTAAAAGGGATTATAAAAGAAACAAAGCCGGATATCATCATTGCCATTGATGCGCTGGCAGCCAGAAGCGTAAAGCGGCTTGGAACCACCATACAGCTTACGAATACAGGGATCCACCCAGGCTCCGGAGTGGGAAATCACAGGCACAGCCTTACGTTTGACAGCCTGGGCGTGCCGGTCATGGCCATCGGAGTCCCTACTGTTGTAGGAGCGGCAGCCATTGTCCATGATACGGTTTCCGCCATGATAGGCGCTCTTTCAGAAAGCATGGAAACAAAGGGAATGGGGGACTTTATCGGAAAGCTGAACTCGGATGAGCAGTATGATCTGATCCGGGAATTGCTGGAGCCGGAATTCGGGCCAATGTATGTGACGCCTCCGGATATTGATGAAACAGTAAAGGAACTTAGTTTCACCATCTCCGAAGGAATCCATCTGGCATTTTTGGGACAGGAAGATTCGTAG
- a CDS encoding alpha-glucosidase, producing MKNWWKESVVYQIYPRSFCDSNGDGIGDIGGIISKLDYLKELGIDVVWLSPVYDSPNDDNGYDIRDYRKIMKEFGTMEEFERLLKELHKRGIKLVMDLVVNHTSDEHSWFMESRKSKDNPYRDYYIWRDGKDGKEPNNWGSCFSGPAWKYDEETDQYFLHLFSEKQPDLNWDNEKVRAEVYDMMKWWLDKGIDGFRMDVISLISKQEGLPDGPAMINGYASFNVSANGPRVHEYLQEMNREVLSGYDIMTVGECSGVTLEEAARYASSDGSELNMVFQFEHMDVDGDPDNKWTDKKMHLPDLKAIMTKWQKGLEGIAWNSLFWNNHDQPRVVSRFGNDCEEYRERSAKMLATCLHMMQGTPYVYQGEELGMTNVPFESIHDFRDLDSINAYYELTEKGIFTKEEMMKYLRYKSRDNARTPMQWDTSPNAGFSEVSPWIMVNPNYERINAKEQMDRKTSVFHFYKKLIALRHEYEIIVCGSYELLLPDDPSIYAYVRTFKGRKLLVVCSFCGRTVNYSIPEEFQSGTVLISNYETEERKSGELKPYEALVIYQ from the coding sequence ATGAAAAATTGGTGGAAAGAATCCGTGGTATATCAAATTTACCCCAGAAGCTTCTGTGACAGCAATGGGGATGGGATCGGTGATATAGGGGGAATCATCAGCAAGCTGGACTATTTAAAGGAACTGGGCATCGATGTGGTCTGGTTATCCCCAGTATACGATTCCCCAAACGACGACAATGGCTACGACATTCGTGATTACCGTAAAATCATGAAGGAATTTGGAACCATGGAGGAGTTTGAGAGACTCTTGAAAGAGCTGCATAAACGGGGAATCAAACTGGTTATGGATCTTGTGGTAAACCATACCTCAGATGAGCATTCCTGGTTTATGGAAAGCAGAAAGTCAAAGGACAATCCCTACCGGGATTATTACATCTGGAGGGATGGAAAAGACGGAAAAGAGCCCAATAACTGGGGTTCCTGCTTTTCCGGACCTGCATGGAAATATGATGAGGAAACAGATCAGTATTTCCTTCACCTTTTTTCCGAAAAGCAGCCTGACTTAAACTGGGATAATGAGAAAGTCCGGGCAGAGGTATACGATATGATGAAATGGTGGCTGGATAAGGGCATCGACGGATTCCGCATGGATGTGATCAGCCTGATCTCCAAACAGGAAGGACTTCCTGACGGTCCGGCCATGATCAATGGGTATGCCAGCTTTAATGTTTCAGCCAATGGTCCAAGGGTTCACGAATATCTTCAGGAAATGAACCGGGAGGTTTTATCCGGCTACGATATCATGACCGTAGGAGAGTGCTCCGGTGTGACTCTTGAGGAAGCAGCCAGGTACGCCTCCTCTGACGGAAGTGAGCTTAACATGGTATTCCAGTTTGAGCATATGGATGTGGACGGGGATCCCGACAACAAATGGACGGATAAGAAGATGCATCTTCCTGACCTTAAGGCTATTATGACAAAATGGCAGAAAGGACTTGAGGGAATTGCCTGGAACAGCTTGTTCTGGAATAATCATGACCAGCCAAGAGTTGTTTCCCGTTTTGGAAATGACTGTGAGGAATACAGGGAACGTTCAGCCAAGATGCTTGCTACCTGCCTCCACATGATGCAGGGAACTCCTTATGTGTATCAGGGAGAGGAACTGGGCATGACCAATGTTCCTTTTGAATCGATTCATGATTTTCGGGATTTAGACAGCATAAATGCCTACTATGAGCTGACAGAAAAAGGAATTTTCACAAAAGAGGAAATGATGAAGTACTTAAGGTACAAGAGCCGGGACAATGCGAGAACACCCATGCAGTGGGATACAAGCCCCAATGCCGGATTTTCGGAAGTCTCCCCGTGGATCATGGTAAATCCCAATTATGAAAGGATCAATGCCAAAGAGCAGATGGACCGAAAGACTTCTGTATTCCACTTTTACAAAAAACTGATTGCTTTGCGCCATGAATATGAGATTATTGTTTGCGGCAGTTATGAACTGCTGCTTCCCGATGACCCGTCTATTTATGCTTACGTGAGGACCTTTAAAGGCCGGAAGCTTCTGGTGGTATGCAGCTTCTGCGGCCGGACGGTAAATTACAGCATTCCTGAGGAATTTCAATCAGGAACCGTTTTGATCAGCAATTATGAAACAGAGGAGAGAAAAAGCGGAGAGCTGAAACCTTATGAAGCGCTGGTGATCTATCAATAA